A single genomic interval of Paracoccus contaminans harbors:
- a CDS encoding NlpC/P60 family protein, with the protein MSVDSDRVIAIARSWLGTPYHDQASLKGVGCDCLGLARGVWREVVGPEPFPIPPYSRDWGESGPREVLADGARRMLPEIAPTDAPPGALILFRMMPRAIAKHVGILTGPDTFLHAYERLGVIEEPLTPTWRRRIALAFLFPQR; encoded by the coding sequence ATTTCGGTCGATTCCGACAGGGTCATTGCCATCGCGCGGTCCTGGCTCGGTACGCCCTACCACGATCAAGCCAGCCTGAAAGGCGTCGGCTGCGATTGCCTTGGTCTGGCGCGCGGCGTCTGGCGTGAGGTGGTGGGGCCGGAACCTTTCCCGATTCCGCCCTACAGCCGGGACTGGGGTGAAAGTGGCCCGCGCGAAGTTCTGGCCGATGGCGCGCGCCGCATGTTGCCGGAGATCGCACCCACCGATGCCCCGCCCGGCGCGCTGATCCTGTTTCGCATGATGCCCCGTGCCATTGCCAAGCATGTTGGCATCCTCACCGGTCCCGACACCTTCCTGCACGCCTACGAGCGGCTCGGCGTGATCGAGGAACCGCTGACCCCAACGTGGCGACGCCGCATCGCCTTAGCCTTCCTCTTTCCCCAACGCTGA
- a CDS encoding lysozyme, with protein sequence MQMTDRGLLALVRHEGLVPGPYLDVKNVWTFGIGHTAAAGPPDPARMPRGMPADLDAGIREAFRLFRADIVAYEAEVLRAVKVQLEPHEFDALVSFHYNTGGIAKASLTRHLNAGNRAAAAQGFMGWLRPAAIRARREAERDLFRDGRYPTGTIPVWAVDRNGRVDFSRPIRRLTETEALALLRPASTRVPPTVPLPVPTQPSTAPSWWQRLMDFLKGKATS encoded by the coding sequence ATGCAAATGACTGATCGGGGCCTGCTGGCCCTTGTCCGGCACGAAGGACTCGTGCCCGGACCTTATCTCGACGTCAAAAACGTCTGGACCTTCGGCATCGGCCATACTGCAGCCGCCGGTCCGCCCGATCCGGCGCGGATGCCGCGCGGCATGCCCGCCGATCTCGACGCCGGGATCCGCGAAGCGTTCCGGCTCTTCCGCGCAGACATCGTGGCCTACGAGGCAGAAGTTCTGCGCGCGGTGAAGGTGCAGCTGGAGCCGCACGAGTTCGATGCGCTGGTCAGCTTCCACTACAATACCGGTGGCATCGCCAAGGCATCGCTGACCCGCCATCTGAACGCGGGCAACCGCGCCGCCGCAGCGCAAGGGTTCATGGGCTGGCTCCGCCCAGCCGCGATCCGCGCTCGCCGCGAGGCCGAACGCGATCTGTTCCGCGACGGCCGCTATCCGACCGGTACCATTCCGGTCTGGGCGGTGGATCGCAACGGACGGGTGGATTTCTCGAGGCCCATTCGGCGACTTACCGAGACCGAGGCGCTGGCATTGCTGCGTCCGGCGAGCACTCGCGTGCCGCCGACCGTGCCACTGCCGGTACCGACCCAACCGTCTACCGCCCCGTCGTGGTGGCAGCGGCTGATGGATTTTCTCAAAGGAAAGGCAACATCATGA
- a CDS encoding DUF2163 domain-containing protein, producing MKALQPALQAHLDEGTTTLAWCWRIVRADGVTLGFTDHDRTLTFDGTDFEPESGFAASEVRSGTDLSVDAQDAQGVLSSDRITETDILDGRWDNASVEVWRVNWAATSQRLLMRRGAIGQIRRGRLAFVAEVRSLAHVLGQTVGRTFQASCDAALGDARCGVNLEAPAFKDTGAIIDTLRDRAFTASGLGGFTSGWFTFGTLDWTSGANVGRRAEVLSHDLVDGVAILTLLEAPVRAIAATDTFTIRAGCDKRIATCGTKFANVTNFRGFPNIPGQDAVLRYATTDGGHEGAVL from the coding sequence GTGAAGGCGCTCCAACCTGCGCTGCAGGCCCATCTCGACGAGGGCACGACGACGCTGGCCTGGTGCTGGCGGATCGTGCGGGCCGATGGGGTGACGCTTGGCTTCACCGACCACGACCGAACCCTGACATTCGATGGCACCGATTTCGAGCCGGAGAGCGGCTTCGCGGCCTCCGAAGTGCGGTCGGGGACTGACTTGTCTGTCGATGCGCAGGATGCCCAAGGTGTGCTGTCCTCCGACCGGATCACCGAGACGGATATCCTCGACGGCCGCTGGGACAATGCCTCCGTCGAAGTGTGGCGGGTGAACTGGGCCGCGACCTCCCAGCGCCTGCTGATGCGGCGTGGCGCTATCGGTCAGATCCGGCGCGGGCGGCTGGCGTTCGTGGCCGAGGTGCGATCCCTTGCGCATGTTCTTGGCCAGACGGTCGGGCGAACGTTTCAGGCGAGTTGCGATGCCGCCCTTGGCGATGCGCGTTGCGGGGTCAATCTCGAGGCCCCGGCGTTCAAGGACACCGGTGCGATCATCGACACGCTGCGCGACCGGGCCTTCACAGCCTCAGGGCTTGGTGGTTTCACGTCCGGCTGGTTCACCTTCGGCACCCTCGACTGGACGAGTGGGGCCAATGTCGGGCGGCGGGCTGAGGTATTGTCGCATGACCTTGTCGACGGTGTCGCCATCCTGACCCTGCTGGAAGCCCCGGTGCGCGCCATCGCCGCGACGGACACCTTCACCATCCGCGCCGGATGCGACAAGCGCATCGCGACCTGCGGCACGAAGTTCGCCAATGTCACTAACTTCCGAGGCTTCCCCAACATCCCCGGCCAGGATGCGGTCCTGCGCTATGCCACCACTGACGGCGGCCACGAGGGGGCTGTGCTGTGA
- a CDS encoding baseplate multidomain protein megatron translates to MATLVLGAVGTAIGGAFGGAILGFSGAAIGGFIGSTVGSVVDSWIVSSLAPAQRIEGARLDTLRITSATEGAVIPRLYGRMRIGGNIIWATDFREETKTTTQGGGKGGGGGKVKTTEYLYYASFAVALCEGPITGIGRVWADGKAMDLGAVTWRWYPGNEAQTADPFIAAKMGAANTPAYRGTAYVVFEDLALATFGNRLPQLSFEVFRPLADADTAEGLTRAVTLIPASGEFTYATDAIRKGSGGATVAENLNAQPDQPDIVVALDRLQAMAPAVESVSLVVTWFGNDLRAGVCKVKPGVEVASKATTPANWSVNGVSRASAHLVSRDAEDRPVYGGTPADFAVVQAIQEMKARGLRVTFYPFLLMDVPPGNTLPNPYSANAATPGQPAFPWRGRITCSPAAGFAGSVDKTGTAATQVSALFGTATPGNFSVSGETVSFTGSPSDWGLRRMVLHYAHLCAAAGGVDAFLTGTEMPGLTTIRSSTSTYPAVTAFKTLSADVRTILGAGTEIGYAADWSEYFGHHPQDGSGDVYYHLDPLWSDTNIDFVGIDNYLPLSDWRDGFDHADALEGWPAIYDRAYLQANIAGGEGFDWFYASAADRSAQIRTAITDGAVGKPWVFRPKDIRAWWTNPHYNRPGGVESGASTAWIPQSKPIRFTELGCPAIDRGTNQPNVFFDPKSSESFTPYFSRGWRDDAIQRAYLEASYLHWGDPANNPTSGIYGGRMVHAPECAAWTWDARPYPFFPELTDVWTDGPNWRLGHWLTGRLGAVSLAALVRNLCLRAGMPEALIDVSGLWGAVEGYAITALEAPRSSISTLARHFGFDAIETEGMIRFVMRGRASVLTVAHDDLVASREGEALELVRAQETELPQALKWQVARADEDYDAALVEARRITVDTTRIASESFPMAIPPEEAERRCRRALMEAWIGRETASFRLPPSRLALDPADVIRLVHDSREIELRLVSIADSEGRGIEAVRQDRAAYDLPPGDPRPASLTRSVVFGAPDVVLLDLPQLSEDQPAHRPMVAAYSVPWPGEMAVFRSPSIDGFALLTTFGSRARIGTLVSDFYPGPTSRFDLGNALVVDLASGTLESVTDLTLFGGANALAVESTLGKWEIVQAGVAELIAPGRYRLTRLLRGQRGTEGAIGNPTPLGARVVVLDSALAPLPIAEADLGLPWNWRIGPAARSVSDASYTALAFTPAGRGLVPFAPVHVAQPWRTARSPGDLTIRWTRRSRALVADAWEQVEVPLAEDLESYDVQILDGAVVKRTLSSSTTSVLYTAAQQTADWGAPLAPGQTLAIRIYQLSNRLGRGDPAAVTLQF, encoded by the coding sequence ATGGCCACGCTCGTCCTCGGCGCTGTCGGCACTGCCATCGGCGGAGCCTTTGGCGGTGCGATCCTCGGCTTTTCTGGGGCGGCCATCGGCGGCTTTATCGGCTCGACCGTGGGCTCTGTGGTCGACAGCTGGATCGTGTCGTCGCTGGCCCCGGCTCAACGGATCGAGGGCGCGCGGCTCGACACGCTGCGCATCACCTCGGCCACGGAAGGCGCGGTGATCCCGCGGCTTTACGGCCGGATGCGCATCGGCGGCAACATCATCTGGGCCACCGATTTCCGGGAGGAGACCAAGACCACCACCCAAGGCGGCGGCAAGGGCGGTGGCGGCGGCAAGGTCAAGACCACCGAATACCTCTACTATGCGTCGTTCGCCGTGGCGCTCTGCGAGGGTCCGATCACCGGCATTGGCCGCGTCTGGGCCGATGGCAAGGCAATGGACTTGGGCGCCGTGACCTGGCGCTGGTATCCCGGCAACGAGGCGCAAACCGCCGATCCGTTCATTGCAGCCAAGATGGGCGCGGCCAACACCCCAGCCTATCGCGGCACGGCCTATGTCGTGTTCGAGGATCTGGCGCTGGCGACCTTCGGCAACCGCCTGCCGCAACTCAGCTTCGAGGTGTTCCGCCCGCTGGCCGATGCCGACACCGCCGAAGGCCTGACCCGCGCCGTCACCTTGATCCCGGCTTCGGGCGAGTTCACCTATGCCACCGATGCCATCCGCAAAGGTAGTGGTGGCGCGACGGTTGCCGAGAACCTGAACGCGCAGCCCGACCAGCCCGACATCGTCGTGGCGCTGGACCGGCTGCAGGCCATGGCCCCGGCGGTCGAGAGCGTCAGCCTCGTCGTGACCTGGTTCGGCAACGACCTGCGCGCTGGGGTCTGCAAGGTGAAGCCCGGCGTCGAGGTTGCCTCCAAAGCCACCACACCCGCCAACTGGTCGGTGAACGGGGTCAGCCGGGCCAGCGCGCATCTGGTCAGCCGTGACGCCGAGGATCGTCCGGTCTATGGCGGCACGCCTGCCGACTTTGCCGTGGTTCAGGCGATCCAGGAGATGAAGGCGCGGGGGCTGCGCGTCACCTTCTATCCCTTCCTGCTGATGGATGTGCCGCCCGGCAACACGCTGCCGAACCCCTACAGCGCCAATGCCGCCACGCCCGGCCAGCCCGCATTTCCATGGCGGGGGCGGATCACCTGTTCCCCGGCAGCGGGCTTTGCCGGATCGGTCGACAAGACCGGCACGGCGGCAACGCAAGTGTCGGCGCTGTTCGGTACAGCGACGCCGGGGAATTTCAGCGTTTCGGGCGAGACTGTCAGCTTTACTGGCTCGCCCAGCGACTGGGGCTTGCGCCGAATGGTGCTGCACTACGCGCATCTCTGTGCCGCAGCAGGCGGGGTCGATGCCTTCCTGACCGGCACCGAGATGCCCGGCCTGACCACCATCCGGTCCAGCACCAGCACCTATCCCGCCGTGACCGCCTTCAAGACCCTTTCTGCCGACGTGAGGACCATTCTCGGCGCGGGCACGGAGATCGGCTATGCCGCCGACTGGTCGGAATACTTCGGCCATCATCCGCAAGACGGCAGCGGCGATGTCTATTACCACCTCGATCCGCTCTGGTCGGACACCAACATCGACTTCGTCGGCATCGACAACTACCTGCCCTTGTCGGACTGGCGGGATGGCTTCGATCATGCAGATGCGCTCGAAGGCTGGCCTGCGATTTACGACCGCGCCTATTTGCAGGCGAACATCGCGGGCGGTGAAGGGTTCGACTGGTTCTATGCCAGCGCCGCCGACCGCTCCGCGCAGATCCGCACGGCCATCACGGATGGCGCGGTGGGCAAGCCGTGGGTCTTTCGCCCCAAGGATATCCGCGCCTGGTGGACGAACCCGCATTACAACCGGCCGGGCGGGGTGGAGAGCGGTGCATCCACTGCATGGATCCCGCAATCGAAGCCCATCCGCTTCACCGAACTGGGCTGCCCGGCCATCGACCGGGGCACCAATCAGCCCAACGTCTTCTTCGACCCGAAATCCTCGGAAAGCTTCACGCCGTATTTCTCGCGCGGGTGGCGGGACGACGCGATCCAGCGGGCCTATCTGGAGGCGAGCTATTTGCATTGGGGCGACCCGGCCAACAATCCGACCTCCGGCATCTATGGCGGCCGCATGGTGCATGCGCCGGAATGCGCGGCCTGGACTTGGGACGCGCGGCCCTATCCCTTCTTCCCCGAACTGACCGATGTCTGGACCGATGGCCCGAACTGGCGGCTGGGCCACTGGCTGACCGGGCGGCTGGGGGCGGTGTCGCTGGCGGCGCTGGTGCGGAACCTCTGCCTGCGCGCCGGAATGCCTGAAGCTCTGATCGACGTGTCCGGCCTCTGGGGGGCTGTCGAAGGTTACGCCATCACCGCGCTGGAAGCGCCGCGATCATCCATCAGCACGCTGGCCCGACATTTCGGGTTCGATGCCATCGAGACCGAAGGCATGATCCGCTTCGTCATGCGGGGGAGGGCGTCCGTTCTCACCGTGGCCCATGACGACCTCGTGGCATCGCGCGAAGGCGAGGCGCTGGAACTGGTCCGCGCGCAGGAAACCGAACTGCCGCAGGCACTGAAATGGCAGGTCGCCCGCGCCGACGAGGACTATGACGCGGCGCTTGTCGAGGCCCGCCGTATTACCGTCGACACCACCCGCATCGCCTCGGAAAGCTTCCCGATGGCGATCCCGCCCGAGGAGGCCGAACGCCGCTGCCGCCGCGCGCTGATGGAGGCCTGGATCGGGCGGGAGACAGCCTCCTTCCGTCTGCCGCCGTCGCGACTGGCGCTAGACCCCGCCGATGTGATCCGGCTGGTCCATGACAGCCGCGAGATCGAGTTGCGGCTGGTGTCCATTGCGGATTCCGAGGGGCGCGGCATCGAGGCCGTCCGCCAGGATCGCGCCGCCTACGATCTGCCGCCCGGCGATCCGCGACCGGCCTCGCTGACCCGGTCGGTGGTCTTCGGCGCCCCGGACGTCGTGCTTCTCGACCTGCCGCAACTGTCCGAAGACCAGCCTGCGCATCGGCCGATGGTCGCGGCCTATTCCGTTCCTTGGCCGGGCGAGATGGCCGTATTCCGCAGCCCCTCCATCGATGGGTTCGCCTTGCTGACCACCTTCGGTAGTCGTGCCCGGATCGGTACACTGGTGTCGGACTTCTACCCGGGCCCGACCTCTCGCTTCGATCTCGGCAATGCGCTGGTCGTCGATCTGGCCTCCGGCACGCTGGAAAGCGTCACCGATCTGACCCTGTTTGGCGGTGCCAATGCGCTGGCAGTGGAATCCACACTGGGCAAATGGGAAATCGTGCAAGCGGGTGTCGCCGAACTGATCGCCCCCGGTCGCTATCGCCTGACCCGCCTGTTGCGCGGTCAGCGTGGAACGGAAGGTGCTATTGGCAATCCGACCCCGCTAGGCGCGCGGGTGGTTGTGCTGGACTCTGCCCTTGCCCCGCTGCCGATCGCCGAAGCCGATCTCGGTCTGCCGTGGAACTGGCGAATTGGTCCCGCGGCGCGGTCCGTCAGTGACGCCAGCTACACCGCGCTGGCCTTCACGCCAGCCGGTCGCGGCCTCGTGCCCTTCGCCCCGGTGCATGTCGCGCAGCCGTGGCGCACGGCGCGCAGCCCGGGCGATTTGACGATCCGCTGGACGCGGCGATCCCGCGCGCTGGTGGCCGATGCCTGGGAACAGGTCGAGGTGCCGCTGGCCGAAGACCTGGAAAGCTACGACGTCCAGATCCTCGACGGAGCTGTCGTCAAGCGCACGCTGAGCAGCAGCACCACATCCGTCCTCTACACCGCTGCCCAGCAGACCGCCGACTGGGGCGCGCCGTTGGCCCCCGGCCAGACACTGGCCATCCGCATTTACCAGCTCTCGAACCGCCTCGGCCGCGGCGATCCCGCCGCTGTCACCCTCCAGTTCTGA
- a CDS encoding DUF2460 domain-containing protein produces the protein MAFHEVRFPDNISRGARGGPERRTQVVELASGDEERNASWANSRRRYDVAYGIRRADDLAAVVAFFEARNGRLHGFRFKDWADYKSCLPSQAVAPTDQPIGTGNGAVNTFALLKRYTSGAQSWTRAIAKPVAGTVRLALNGVEQMTGWSVNTTTGSVTFTTAPGAGVAITAGFEFDVPVRFDTDMLDVTLDLERLGSITSIPLLEIRR, from the coding sequence ATGGCCTTCCACGAGGTCCGGTTTCCGGACAACATCAGCCGCGGAGCGCGCGGGGGGCCGGAACGACGCACGCAAGTGGTCGAACTGGCCAGCGGTGACGAGGAGCGCAACGCCAGCTGGGCGAATTCGCGCCGCCGCTATGATGTGGCCTACGGCATCCGCCGCGCCGACGATCTGGCAGCAGTCGTCGCCTTCTTCGAGGCAAGGAACGGCCGCCTGCATGGCTTCCGCTTCAAGGACTGGGCGGACTACAAGTCCTGCCTGCCGTCGCAGGCCGTCGCACCAACCGATCAGCCTATCGGTACCGGCAATGGTGCGGTCAACACCTTCGCTTTGCTGAAGCGTTATACCTCCGGCGCGCAAAGCTGGACCCGCGCTATTGCCAAGCCGGTGGCAGGGACCGTCCGTCTTGCCCTGAACGGCGTCGAGCAGATGACCGGCTGGAGCGTCAACACCACCACCGGCAGCGTCACTTTTACCACCGCCCCCGGTGCGGGCGTCGCAATCACGGCAGGCTTCGAGTTCGACGTTCCTGTCCGCTTCGACACTGACATGCTCGACGTCACCCTCGACCTCGAGCGGCTGGGGTCGATCACATCCATTCCGCTGCTGGAGATCCGGCGATGA